A single genomic interval of Candidatus Eisenbacteria bacterium harbors:
- a CDS encoding TldD/PmbA family protein, translating to MDGAKAEAILKKALGFSRADESEVFIGGGSYSLTRFANSIIHQNVNETRYQLSVRSVFGKKTGRAVTNRFSDDDLASIVKKSEAVARVQPDIPELLPVPGPQSYQRVEAFDAETASFSPDARAEAVKKAVEICKKSGFQAAGYFSTACGSIGSYGEISPLAIANSNGLFAHHCGTEASFSITAMADDSSGWAQATSWKVSDIDAVELASVAVEKAKRSRNPRAIEPGKYTVILEPAAVAELLGYMAWVGFGALQVQEHRSFMSDKIGQPLFGPNVTIYDDVYNDLLRGRPFDYEGVPVRKVAIAENGVIKGPIYDRMTAAKENRQSTGHGLPVPNTLGPQSASVVMDAAKPVTLAELQSAADNCILVTRFWYVNVVDPMKVILTGMTRDGTFLIEKGKIASGIRNFRFNQNVIELLNNIKAMSAPIRSGMCVVPGLLVTEFNFSSGTEF from the coding sequence GTGGATGGAGCCAAGGCGGAGGCCATACTCAAGAAAGCCCTCGGGTTTTCCCGTGCGGACGAGTCTGAAGTCTTCATTGGCGGGGGCAGCTATTCTCTCACTCGATTTGCCAACAGCATTATCCACCAGAACGTAAATGAGACGCGTTACCAGCTATCGGTGAGGAGCGTGTTCGGCAAGAAGACAGGGCGCGCAGTCACGAACAGGTTCAGTGACGATGACCTCGCCTCCATTGTGAAGAAGTCCGAAGCCGTGGCACGGGTTCAACCTGACATACCCGAACTTCTTCCCGTACCAGGACCGCAATCGTACCAGCGTGTAGAGGCCTTCGACGCAGAAACGGCGTCCTTCTCGCCCGACGCGCGGGCAGAGGCCGTGAAGAAAGCGGTGGAGATCTGCAAGAAAAGCGGGTTTCAGGCCGCCGGCTATTTTTCCACGGCCTGCGGTTCCATAGGTAGCTACGGCGAGATTTCTCCTCTCGCCATCGCCAACTCCAACGGGCTGTTCGCGCATCACTGCGGGACAGAGGCCTCCTTCAGCATTACCGCCATGGCGGATGATAGTTCCGGCTGGGCACAGGCGACCTCGTGGAAGGTGTCAGACATAGACGCGGTGGAGCTTGCGTCCGTCGCCGTTGAGAAGGCAAAGCGCAGCAGGAATCCAAGGGCAATCGAGCCGGGCAAGTACACAGTTATTCTTGAACCCGCGGCCGTCGCAGAGCTTCTTGGATACATGGCCTGGGTGGGTTTCGGGGCACTCCAGGTGCAAGAACACAGAAGCTTCATGTCGGACAAGATTGGACAGCCTCTTTTCGGACCGAACGTCACGATCTACGACGACGTATACAACGACCTGTTGAGGGGGCGTCCTTTCGATTACGAGGGCGTGCCCGTGCGGAAGGTCGCCATAGCTGAGAACGGCGTCATAAAGGGGCCCATCTATGACCGGATGACCGCCGCCAAGGAGAATAGGCAGAGCACGGGACACGGTTTGCCTGTACCCAATACGCTGGGCCCGCAATCTGCTTCCGTAGTTATGGACGCCGCGAAGCCTGTGACTCTTGCAGAGCTACAGAGCGCAGCAGATAACTGCATACTTGTCACACGGTTCTGGTACGTGAACGTGGTGGACCCCATGAAGGTGATCCTGACCGGTATGACCAGGGATGGCACCTTTCTCATTGAGAAGGGAAAGATTGCGAGCGGCATCCGGAATTTTAGATTCAACCAGAACGTGATAGAATTGCTCAACAACATCAAGGCCATGTCGGCTCCGATTCGGTCTGGAATGTGTGTGGTGCCGGGCCTCTTGGTGACTGAGTTTAATTTCTCAAGCGGGACGGAGTTCTGA
- the fba gene encoding class II fructose-1,6-bisphosphate aldolase: MTLVTNRELLQRATKEGYAVGAFNTNNLEFLQAVTSAASEENSPVIVAISEGALKYAGFGMIVTMVREIATRLPVPVSLHLDHGKDAAVIKECVEGGFTSVMVDASDKEFDENVRITRSVVELARPRGVSVEAELGRLSGIEEGISVTEREAFLTDPSQAAEFVKRTGVDSLAVAVGTSHGAYKFKGESVLVIERIREIRDATGGLPLVLHGASGVSQELVAKATRYGASLGRPAGVPDDSIREAIRLGVGKVNIDTDMRLAFMASLRETLSTKTSEFDPRKILGPARDSVKEVVKGKMRLFGSSNRIS, translated from the coding sequence GTGACATTGGTGACCAATCGCGAGCTGCTGCAGAGAGCAACCAAAGAAGGTTACGCAGTCGGAGCCTTCAACACTAACAATCTGGAATTCCTTCAGGCCGTCACCTCAGCGGCAAGTGAAGAGAACTCACCAGTGATAGTCGCAATCTCCGAGGGGGCGCTCAAGTATGCGGGATTCGGCATGATTGTGACAATGGTGAGAGAGATTGCCACGAGACTGCCCGTGCCCGTTTCGCTTCATCTTGATCACGGCAAGGATGCTGCCGTTATCAAGGAATGCGTCGAGGGCGGATTCACGTCGGTCATGGTAGACGCCTCGGACAAGGAATTCGACGAGAACGTCCGGATTACGAGGAGTGTCGTTGAGCTTGCAAGACCCAGGGGTGTTTCCGTCGAGGCCGAGTTGGGCAGGCTTTCAGGCATAGAGGAGGGGATTTCGGTGACCGAGAGAGAAGCATTTCTGACCGACCCTTCCCAGGCGGCCGAGTTTGTCAAGAGAACGGGTGTAGACTCTCTGGCGGTGGCCGTGGGTACGTCGCACGGTGCTTACAAATTCAAAGGAGAGTCCGTCTTGGTGATTGAGAGGATACGCGAGATAAGGGATGCGACGGGTGGTTTACCGCTCGTTCTTCACGGCGCCTCCGGTGTGAGTCAGGAGCTTGTTGCGAAAGCGACACGCTATGGAGCAAGTCTGGGAAGGCCCGCGGGTGTTCCGGATGACAGCATCAGAGAAGCAATAAGACTGGGCGTGGGCAAGGTGAACATAGACACAGACATGAGGCTTGCGTTCATGGCCTCGCTGAGGGAGACCTTGTCGACCAAGACTAGCGAGTTCGATCCTCGTAAGATACTGGGTCCGGCCAGAGATTCCGTCAAAGAGGTGGTAAAGGGGAAGATGAGGCTCTTTGGGAGCAGCAATAGGATTTCTTGA
- a CDS encoding TldD/PmbA family protein codes for MKDLALLAMDVAKAGGASYGDIRMIETKVENVSTKNGKVGSYEAIEDIGFGVRVIASGSWGFASSDDLSRESVQATARRAIETALASSKLKEQETVLIPEGAHVGRWSTPCKIDPFNVPLDQKLSFLFQVDEGLRRVKGLTIAECSLGFLREKQIYASTEGSYIEQELLHSGGGMVAFAVGQGDVQRRSFPSSEGHYASGGYEIVEGLNLLENCERVGREAVALLSADECPSGKKDIILDGAQLCLQIHESVGHPSELDRVLGTEANYAGTSYLSLDKHKKLQLGSEHVTIVADSTLPGGLATAGFDDEGVAAQKWELVSKGRFVGYLTSREFAAVCGDDRSRGCMRADGWNRIPLVRMTNIGLAPGNWDLEDLIADTKDGIFMLTNKSWSIDQMRYNFQFSTEIAWEIKNGKRGRMLKNPNYQGISTEFWSSCDAVCKQSQWIPWGIVNCGKGQPGQIARMTHGAAPARFRNVNVGVTK; via the coding sequence ATGAAAGATCTCGCCCTTCTCGCCATGGACGTCGCCAAGGCTGGTGGAGCCAGCTACGGTGACATCCGAATGATCGAGACGAAAGTGGAGAACGTCTCCACAAAGAACGGCAAAGTCGGCTCTTACGAAGCCATAGAGGACATCGGGTTCGGAGTGCGCGTCATTGCGTCTGGTTCGTGGGGCTTCGCCAGCAGCGACGACCTTTCGAGAGAATCTGTCCAGGCGACCGCCAGGCGGGCCATAGAGACTGCCCTTGCCAGCTCAAAGCTCAAGGAACAGGAGACTGTGCTGATTCCCGAGGGCGCGCACGTGGGCAGGTGGAGTACGCCCTGCAAGATCGATCCTTTCAATGTGCCTCTCGACCAAAAACTGTCATTCTTATTTCAGGTGGACGAGGGCTTGAGGCGGGTCAAGGGGCTCACGATTGCGGAGTGTTCCCTCGGTTTCTTGCGCGAGAAGCAGATCTACGCCAGCACGGAAGGCTCTTACATAGAGCAAGAGCTTCTTCATTCCGGTGGCGGGATGGTGGCTTTTGCGGTGGGGCAGGGAGACGTCCAGCGTCGCTCTTTCCCTTCAAGTGAGGGCCATTACGCTTCGGGTGGATACGAGATTGTGGAGGGACTGAACCTTCTCGAGAACTGTGAACGTGTTGGTCGGGAGGCGGTCGCTCTTCTTTCCGCCGACGAGTGTCCTTCCGGAAAGAAAGACATCATTCTCGACGGTGCGCAATTGTGCCTCCAGATTCATGAGTCCGTGGGGCACCCCTCTGAACTTGATAGAGTGCTGGGCACGGAGGCCAATTACGCCGGTACCAGCTATCTCAGTCTTGATAAGCACAAGAAGCTCCAGCTTGGCTCTGAGCACGTGACCATCGTTGCCGATTCCACGCTGCCTGGTGGGCTTGCCACCGCAGGCTTTGACGACGAGGGCGTTGCGGCGCAGAAGTGGGAGCTTGTTTCGAAGGGTCGTTTTGTGGGCTACCTCACTTCCCGGGAGTTTGCGGCCGTATGCGGTGACGATAGGAGCAGAGGCTGCATGAGAGCTGACGGTTGGAACAGGATTCCACTCGTCAGAATGACGAACATCGGCCTTGCTCCCGGTAACTGGGACCTTGAGGATTTGATCGCGGACACCAAAGACGGCATCTTCATGCTCACCAACAAGAGCTGGAGCATCGACCAGATGCGCTACAACTTCCAGTTCTCCACCGAGATTGCCTGGGAGATCAAAAACGGGAAGCGGGGACGCATGCTGAAGAATCCCAATTACCAGGGGATAAGCACGGAGTTTTGGTCTTCCTGCGACGCGGTGTGCAAGCAATCGCAATGGATTCCTTGGGGAATCGTCAATTGTGGCAAGGGGCAGCCAGGCCAGATAGCGCGGATGACGCACGGTGCTGCGCCTGCAAGATTCAGAAACGTGAATGTTGGAGTCACCAAGTAG
- a CDS encoding ATP-dependent 6-phosphofructokinase yields MRIAILTGGGDCPGLNAVIRAVVRRTFQSYGGQVLGISDGWAGLIEGRLSPLDMRAVSGILPKGGTILGTSRTNPFKVEQGVERIRENLAKFGIEALIVVGGEDTLGVATTLFEMGFKIVGVPKTIDNDLSGTDYTFGFDTAVNVATEAIDRLHTTAESHNRVMVVEVMGRHTGWIAVEAGMAGGADVVLIPEIPISVDEVCKLIVQRHQKGKDFSIVVVAEGAKFQDKDISRMIVQDEKVDAFGHVRLGGIGAILARAIEEKIGFETRYTVLGHIQRGGTPTAFDRVLGTRFGVAAADLVAKGDFGKMVSLQGNKIRAVDLKEAIGKLKTVDMELYEMATIFFG; encoded by the coding sequence GTGAGGATTGCAATCCTGACCGGTGGTGGTGATTGTCCCGGTCTCAACGCTGTCATAAGGGCTGTGGTCAGGAGGACGTTTCAAAGCTACGGAGGTCAAGTTCTGGGCATAAGTGACGGGTGGGCGGGACTAATTGAGGGAAGGCTTTCCCCGCTGGACATGCGCGCAGTTTCTGGGATTCTTCCCAAAGGCGGGACTATACTGGGCACGTCCAGAACGAATCCGTTCAAGGTGGAACAAGGTGTGGAGAGGATCAGGGAAAATCTGGCGAAATTCGGCATCGAGGCCTTGATCGTGGTTGGAGGGGAAGACACCCTGGGCGTGGCCACCACACTTTTCGAAATGGGTTTCAAGATCGTCGGCGTACCGAAGACAATCGACAATGACCTCTCCGGGACGGACTACACCTTCGGATTTGACACGGCCGTGAACGTCGCCACTGAGGCCATAGACAGGCTCCACACCACTGCCGAATCCCACAACCGCGTCATGGTGGTGGAAGTCATGGGCAGGCACACGGGTTGGATAGCAGTGGAGGCCGGCATGGCAGGTGGGGCCGATGTCGTGCTGATACCCGAGATTCCCATCAGCGTGGACGAGGTCTGTAAGCTCATCGTGCAGCGTCATCAGAAAGGGAAGGACTTCAGTATCGTTGTCGTGGCGGAGGGCGCCAAATTCCAGGACAAGGACATCTCTCGCATGATTGTGCAGGACGAAAAGGTGGACGCCTTCGGTCATGTTCGTCTGGGCGGAATCGGTGCCATTCTGGCTCGTGCGATAGAGGAGAAGATAGGGTTCGAAACCAGGTACACGGTGCTGGGACACATACAGAGGGGAGGCACCCCGACGGCGTTCGACAGGGTCCTCGGGACTCGATTCGGCGTGGCCGCCGCCGACCTCGTGGCGAAGGGGGATTTCGGCAAGATGGTCAGCCTTCAGGGCAACAAGATCAGGGCCGTGGACCTCAAGGAAGCGATCGGCAAACTGAAGACGGTCGACATGGAGCTCTACGAGATGGCAACCATCTTCTTTGGTTAG
- a CDS encoding TonB-dependent receptor translates to MRRCHKLLVLSLMCVFVVSSPSISLAQGSGKIAGKVVDAATGQPLAFASVVVLGTTLGATALSDGSFVINKVPVGVHSVRAMMMGYDTATRADLSVDADRTSSVEFSLHSKVAATLDEIRVKGQREQIDFKSSSTKHVVEAKELTQLPVDSFQEAIALRSGIVAQGGELHFRGGRTSEVLYMVDGIPVRDPLVGGAVDLATMAMSESEILVGGLDAQYGNAQSGIVNVSTREGGSTFSGEMRFLTDDYGAKDKTYDNFDRISVGFGGPFFVKDMTYFMSYDGTFTDTYLKTSELRSRYRLLDFISLGNRQNNESKFQGKLAYNISSNHKLTAEYVQNYQLWDSYLHMWSRDGYVQTMPDTATSGEIKTLYGDWSWYKVDSTYVAYNPAEHTPDNLNEFRQLKLVWKQKIRPNLFYTAKVSRHSYYFVSSVLGKKPWEYSIRYPQYWYNWIEGTVEPFYVTHGDFPAYTERATTVWTSVGDVTATHRGHTLQSGYEATYNDMRLLSIRYPEQTNAQGLYGALRSDYHYYNPEGAFYVQDKWEHEGMVLNIGLRYDVFSVGDQIDASEITDRVKDQISPRIGIAYPISDRDVLSFHYGRYYQIPNRQYIFEDRASTSAVITRGNPDLTNETTVSYQAAVQHMFTSTVFGQFSVYYKDIFGLLSAQERVVADSPQPVYVYVNQDYASSRGFELTLRKRFSYNFAGELSYTYGLATGVASDPDAQTRTPFLYLPIAEQPLDWDQRHTVSAQLQVSVPEEWSVSFVWRYGTGFPYTPVSRDQRVQDPSLVNSKRLPSSTTLDMQADKTYRLWGQHLTVFMQAMNLLDAKNIADLAPTNWPVSPYSDTDDYIIYYTETGRAGGAYNAGDVNGDGLDDYYPVNDPRVWDEGTSVRIGVGIQF, encoded by the coding sequence ATGCGCCGTTGTCACAAGCTCTTAGTTCTGAGCCTGATGTGCGTCTTCGTTGTTTCAAGCCCTTCAATCAGCTTGGCCCAGGGCTCAGGGAAGATCGCAGGCAAAGTGGTGGACGCGGCTACAGGCCAGCCCCTTGCCTTCGCGAGCGTGGTTGTGCTCGGAACCACCCTGGGTGCGACGGCCCTTAGTGACGGCTCTTTCGTGATCAACAAGGTGCCAGTCGGAGTCCACTCCGTCAGGGCAATGATGATGGGCTACGACACTGCGACCAGGGCCGATCTCTCCGTCGATGCCGACAGGACCAGCTCGGTAGAGTTTTCGCTACATTCGAAGGTAGCCGCAACACTTGACGAGATCAGGGTGAAGGGGCAGCGAGAGCAGATAGATTTCAAGAGTTCGTCAACGAAGCACGTGGTGGAAGCCAAGGAACTCACCCAACTGCCCGTCGACTCCTTCCAGGAAGCCATCGCCTTGCGGTCAGGGATAGTGGCACAGGGAGGAGAGCTGCACTTTAGGGGCGGCCGTACGAGTGAAGTCCTCTACATGGTCGACGGTATACCCGTTCGTGACCCTCTTGTCGGGGGGGCGGTTGACCTCGCCACCATGGCGATGTCCGAGTCCGAAATCCTGGTCGGCGGACTTGATGCCCAGTACGGCAACGCCCAGTCCGGCATTGTAAACGTGTCGACAAGAGAAGGCGGGAGCACTTTCTCGGGGGAGATGCGCTTTCTCACCGATGACTACGGAGCCAAGGACAAGACCTACGACAACTTCGATAGGATCAGCGTGGGTTTTGGCGGCCCGTTCTTCGTGAAGGACATGACTTACTTCATGTCCTACGACGGCACTTTCACCGATACCTATTTGAAGACTTCCGAGCTCCGATCTCGTTACAGGCTGTTGGACTTCATCTCGCTGGGTAACAGGCAGAATAATGAGTCCAAGTTCCAGGGCAAGTTGGCATACAACATCTCGAGCAACCACAAGCTGACTGCCGAGTACGTCCAGAACTACCAACTTTGGGACAGCTACCTGCACATGTGGAGCAGAGACGGCTACGTGCAGACTATGCCCGACACCGCGACGAGCGGCGAGATCAAGACGCTATATGGAGATTGGTCATGGTACAAGGTTGATTCGACCTACGTTGCTTACAACCCTGCCGAGCACACGCCCGACAACCTTAATGAATTCCGCCAGCTCAAGTTGGTCTGGAAGCAGAAGATAAGACCGAATCTCTTCTACACGGCTAAGGTCAGTCGCCATTCGTACTATTTTGTCTCGAGCGTTCTTGGCAAGAAACCCTGGGAATACTCTATTCGCTATCCTCAATATTGGTACAACTGGATAGAGGGCACGGTGGAACCCTTCTACGTAACCCACGGTGACTTTCCCGCTTACACGGAGAGGGCCACGACCGTGTGGACCTCGGTGGGTGATGTCACTGCGACGCACAGAGGGCACACGCTGCAGTCGGGATACGAAGCGACGTACAACGACATGAGACTCCTATCTATTCGTTATCCTGAGCAGACCAACGCCCAAGGTTTGTACGGGGCACTGAGGAGCGACTACCATTACTACAACCCCGAAGGAGCATTCTACGTCCAGGACAAGTGGGAACACGAGGGCATGGTGCTCAACATAGGGCTCCGGTATGACGTTTTCTCAGTGGGAGATCAGATAGACGCCTCCGAGATCACGGACAGGGTCAAGGATCAGATCAGCCCCAGGATCGGGATCGCGTATCCGATTTCTGATAGGGACGTTCTTAGTTTCCACTACGGCCGTTACTACCAGATTCCGAACAGACAATACATCTTCGAGGACAGGGCAAGCACGAGTGCGGTCATCACCAGAGGTAACCCGGACCTCACGAACGAAACGACCGTTTCTTATCAGGCCGCCGTTCAGCACATGTTCACAAGCACGGTGTTCGGGCAGTTTTCCGTCTACTACAAGGACATCTTTGGATTGCTTTCCGCCCAAGAAAGGGTTGTGGCGGACAGTCCGCAGCCGGTGTACGTATATGTGAATCAGGACTACGCTTCCAGTAGAGGTTTCGAGCTTACCCTCAGAAAACGTTTCAGTTACAACTTCGCAGGAGAGCTTTCATACACGTACGGGCTTGCCACCGGTGTGGCGTCTGATCCCGACGCGCAGACGAGAACGCCGTTCCTCTATCTGCCGATCGCAGAGCAACCGCTCGACTGGGACCAGAGGCATACTGTGAGCGCACAGCTCCAAGTGAGTGTGCCTGAAGAGTGGAGCGTCAGCTTCGTTTGGAGATACGGCACGGGGTTCCCGTATACGCCTGTCAGCAGAGACCAGAGGGTGCAGGATCCCTCTTTGGTCAATTCCAAGAGACTTCCCAGCTCGACCACTCTGGACATGCAGGCCGACAAGACTTACAGACTTTGGGGGCAGCACCTTACGGTATTTATGCAAGCCATGAATCTGCTTGACGCCAAGAACATTGCAGATCTGGCACCGACGAACTGGCCCGTCTCGCCATATAGCGACACGGACGACTACATAATCTACTACACGGAGACCGGAAGAGCCGGCGGAGCGTATAACGCAGGAGACGTCAACGGTGATGGTCTGGACGATTATTACCCCGTCAACGATCCTCGCGTGTGGGACGAAGGCACTTCTGTGAGGATAGGCGTAGGGATTCAGTTTTAG
- a CDS encoding PorV/PorQ family protein: protein MKRLATIALLLLFIPATCLGAAIFEKVGTVGGQFLKLGIGARAAGMGGAYVSVADDATAVFWNPAGIARITGNEVSINHMVMPAGIAFDQLTYVFSLGFIPGAFAVNARALTMDDMPRTTVFYPGGDGTYFDAGDMAFGLSYGRSLTDKFSAGATLNVVRSGLDEYSAQSNTIDFGTIYDTGFRSIRIGMCISNTGSEMKFIDRGVKMPVIFRVGMSMSVFQNGPHSILSAAEFSHPPDNAERANWGAEYSFQDFFFARAGYNFNYDSDGVAFGAGFKFPVSGTAVARLDYAYTDWQTLGGLHRVSMELSF from the coding sequence GTGAAAAGGCTTGCGACAATTGCTCTCTTACTACTGTTCATTCCTGCAACGTGTCTGGGCGCTGCCATATTCGAGAAAGTCGGAACCGTGGGCGGGCAATTTCTCAAGCTTGGGATAGGTGCCAGAGCTGCCGGAATGGGAGGAGCATACGTGTCGGTTGCAGATGATGCGACGGCCGTCTTCTGGAACCCTGCGGGTATAGCCCGCATTACGGGCAACGAGGTGTCGATCAACCACATGGTGATGCCTGCTGGCATAGCGTTCGACCAGCTTACGTACGTGTTCTCGTTAGGCTTCATCCCGGGCGCTTTTGCGGTCAATGCAAGGGCTCTAACGATGGACGACATGCCCCGCACCACGGTTTTCTATCCCGGCGGCGACGGTACCTACTTCGACGCAGGTGACATGGCGTTCGGGCTTTCCTATGGGCGTTCACTGACCGACAAGTTCTCCGCGGGTGCGACCTTGAACGTGGTGAGGTCGGGTCTTGACGAGTATTCGGCTCAATCAAACACGATTGACTTTGGGACCATATACGACACCGGTTTCAGATCCATAAGGATTGGCATGTGCATCTCCAACACCGGCTCGGAAATGAAGTTCATTGACAGGGGCGTGAAGATGCCGGTGATATTCCGGGTTGGCATGTCCATGAGTGTTTTCCAGAACGGACCGCATTCCATACTCTCCGCCGCGGAGTTCTCGCATCCGCCCGATAACGCCGAGAGGGCGAACTGGGGAGCCGAGTATTCTTTCCAGGACTTCTTCTTTGCGCGCGCGGGGTACAATTTCAACTACGACAGTGACGGCGTTGCGTTCGGTGCAGGCTTCAAGTTTCCGGTGAGCGGAACTGCTGTCGCAAGGCTTGATTATGCATACACCGACTGGCAAACCCTTGGTGGACTTCACAGGGTTTCCATGGAGCTGTCCTTCTAG
- a CDS encoding GWxTD domain-containing protein, producing MASLSARTLVLALVVSASCAVVTPLSAGGFPVEGTGDIEFQADCASFLGPDGTVEEEFYVRVQSEQLNFERRGKKNEAHVLLTVTFVNELGDAYEIKSREFTPDLEDKPARDDSNLFMVRYPITPAAKKVLITLEDLRARRRGIFYLFTKERRKGIAEADVEVSVPLSGTLSMSDIQFARSVSPSQSQSSGSFAKSGLDVIPNPTRSYGLRRGTLFAYFEVYDQTEFALERGRVFYDVVTSILDVNRETALSDTQKIVSSSRQWVHTIALDVSKLPTGSYWFRTEVCQQEGLNRILRQSQFNVLWQDASWQRNDSYVLDEASLFLTNGQYKAFKRMNAGEREGFLDGFWRRLDPTPGTATNEVREEFDRRVAYANAQFSFFTKGMLSDRGRIYVRYGEPDLIDKQVVPTAGDAADILLDATLSTEQENLDRRGITPRLVGNDKRSYEVWIYNMKGRPLFSGQDQMMTQSLGLKFVFVDDTGAGNYVLDYSSDRSNKYR from the coding sequence ATGGCGTCTCTGTCTGCAAGAACTCTTGTCCTGGCATTGGTGGTCTCAGCCTCTTGCGCTGTCGTAACGCCACTTAGTGCCGGAGGTTTTCCCGTTGAGGGCACGGGAGACATCGAGTTCCAGGCGGACTGTGCCAGCTTTCTTGGACCCGACGGTACGGTTGAAGAGGAATTCTATGTCAGGGTGCAGAGCGAGCAGCTCAACTTCGAGAGAAGAGGCAAGAAGAATGAAGCTCACGTGCTTCTGACAGTGACTTTCGTCAACGAGTTGGGAGACGCCTACGAGATCAAGAGCCGGGAGTTCACCCCCGATCTGGAGGACAAGCCTGCGCGGGATGACTCCAATCTCTTCATGGTGCGTTACCCGATAACTCCCGCCGCAAAAAAGGTCCTAATCACGCTCGAAGATTTGAGGGCGCGCAGGCGGGGCATTTTCTACCTGTTCACCAAGGAAAGAAGGAAGGGAATCGCTGAGGCTGACGTCGAGGTTTCTGTACCCCTTTCCGGGACTCTCTCCATGAGCGACATCCAATTTGCGCGCTCCGTCAGTCCCAGTCAGTCGCAGAGTTCCGGATCCTTCGCGAAGAGCGGGCTTGACGTGATTCCGAATCCTACAAGAAGCTACGGTCTCCGAAGGGGAACGCTGTTTGCCTATTTTGAGGTCTACGATCAGACAGAATTCGCCCTCGAGAGGGGCAGAGTCTTCTACGACGTCGTGACGTCCATTCTGGACGTTAACAGGGAAACAGCGCTCTCAGACACCCAGAAAATCGTGTCGTCTTCTCGGCAATGGGTGCACACGATAGCCTTGGACGTCTCAAAATTGCCGACCGGAAGCTACTGGTTCAGGACCGAAGTCTGCCAGCAAGAAGGACTGAATAGAATTCTGCGTCAGAGCCAATTCAATGTGCTCTGGCAGGACGCTTCCTGGCAGAGGAACGACAGCTACGTCCTCGATGAAGCCAGTCTCTTTCTTACCAACGGGCAGTACAAGGCGTTCAAGCGCATGAATGCCGGAGAGAGAGAAGGATTCCTCGACGGATTCTGGAGACGCCTGGACCCCACGCCCGGAACCGCGACAAATGAGGTCAGGGAGGAGTTCGATCGAAGGGTAGCCTACGCAAACGCCCAGTTTTCCTTCTTCACCAAGGGCATGCTGTCCGACCGCGGGCGGATCTACGTGAGATACGGAGAGCCGGACCTCATCGACAAGCAAGTCGTGCCGACGGCGGGAGACGCGGCAGATATTCTCCTGGATGCCACCCTGAGCACGGAACAGGAAAATCTGGACCGCAGAGGAATAACGCCGAGGCTTGTCGGAAATGACAAGAGATCGTACGAAGTGTGGATATACAACATGAAGGGGAGGCCCCTGTTCTCGGGACAGGATCAGATGATGACGCAGTCGCTCGGGTTGAAGTTCGTATTTGTTGACGACACAGGCGCTGGGAACTACGTGCTTGACTACAGCAGCGACCGCAGCAACAAGTACCGCTAG
- the pyk gene encoding pyruvate kinase codes for MGKSRIICTLGPSSQDASTLGAMMRAGMAVARLNFSHGTHREHQSRLDLVRRLSEKHGRDVRILQDLQGYRIRIGKFKGRKWIVLKAGQIVFLTNKSELTGRDIVPFDYRGSLADIKTGSSIYVDDGNIALKVRTKTKDYIRAEVIVPGVLKENKGVNIPEVNLRFKGLTDKDRTDLEFGVRNRVDFVAQSFVSGKEDILCLRSVLRESRADCRVIAKIENRRGIDNIDEILSVSDGIMIARGDMGVSLPIFQIPVLQKMIIRKCKQRRKFAVTATQMLESMTEHLRPTRAEVSDVANAMIDGSDYLMLSAETAVGKHPVEAVEMMTEIIDFTTRSLGKLHS; via the coding sequence ATGGGAAAATCAAGAATAATCTGCACCTTGGGGCCTTCCAGCCAGGACGCGTCCACGCTCGGCGCCATGATGCGAGCGGGGATGGCCGTGGCCAGGCTCAATTTCTCTCACGGCACTCATCGCGAGCACCAATCTCGACTGGACCTCGTGAGGAGACTAAGCGAGAAACACGGCCGGGACGTGAGGATACTTCAGGATCTCCAGGGTTACAGAATAAGGATCGGCAAGTTTAAGGGCCGAAAATGGATTGTGCTGAAGGCGGGACAAATAGTTTTTCTGACCAACAAAAGCGAATTGACGGGCCGGGATATCGTGCCTTTCGACTACAGGGGTTCGCTGGCCGACATCAAGACAGGTAGTTCAATATACGTTGACGACGGCAACATAGCGTTGAAGGTCCGGACTAAGACCAAGGACTACATTCGGGCGGAGGTGATCGTTCCGGGAGTGCTCAAGGAGAACAAAGGCGTCAACATCCCGGAAGTCAATCTGCGATTCAAGGGGCTCACGGACAAAGACAGAACGGACCTCGAATTCGGCGTCAGGAACAGAGTCGACTTCGTCGCCCAGTCGTTTGTGAGCGGCAAAGAGGACATTCTTTGTCTGAGAAGCGTCCTACGTGAGAGCCGAGCCGATTGCCGAGTGATCGCAAAGATCGAGAATCGCAGGGGGATAGACAACATAGACGAGATACTGAGTGTGTCCGACGGCATCATGATAGCCCGCGGAGATATGGGGGTCTCTTTGCCGATATTCCAAATTCCTGTGCTCCAAAAGATGATTATCAGAAAGTGCAAACAAAGAAGAAAATTCGCCGTCACGGCCACTCAGATGCTTGAAAGCATGACGGAGCACCTGAGGCCCACTCGCGCAGAAGTGAGCGACGTGGCCAACGCGATGATAGACGGCTCGGATTACCTCATGCTCTCTGCAGAAACGGCCGTCGGCAAGCACCCCGTGGAGGCCGTTGAGATGATGACCGAGATTATCGATTTCACGACGCGTTCTCTCGGAAAACTCCATTCTTGA